The Streptomyces sp. Alt3 genome has a segment encoding these proteins:
- a CDS encoding serine/threonine-protein kinase produces MLDLTGSGARPLGADDPQQIGGIPLAGRLGSGGMGRVYLGVHEGRYVAVKQVLPSIVGEDQDFVRRFGHELDNLAKLPAEATAPLIASDRDARPPWLATAYVPGLTLSEALALHKGPLPAETVWLLLREAAKGLVPVHDLAMVHRDLKPSNVMLTVEGATVIDFGVARATDQSLLTRTGMVVGTPAYMAPEQAATKRDLTGAADVFALGSVIAYAAGGSPPFGEESGHAVLYRIVHEQPDLEAVRALDPALAEVVAACLDKDTGARPTASELVRIATEHGPFTAPPWPESISGNLAEKAAFAAHVQEIELPPPVSVETLRLGQKARPKPERRRRTRVFFAVVPVVVAVGGATLAFQLLPYTFGADDHAAGGPSASAPALPGVSSSAASPSGSASPEKSPADREKDKEKGERGEEAEEGDGTADDASAPAPGAGDAGGGSQDGSGGSGTSGDSSTSGGSGTSGGSSTSGGSTASGGSSSGGTAPSGNHRYRNGGNGKCLVAAYNGYPTTGDCDGSGSVWGVRAVSGGSFQLVHESGRTCLSAGAGGILLLSCNEDASRRWRAGSGSTLVSVGTGGCLGAGNGGLVAGLCSGAESQRWTVL; encoded by the coding sequence GTGTTGGACCTGACGGGCAGTGGAGCCAGGCCGCTGGGAGCGGACGATCCACAGCAGATCGGCGGGATCCCGCTCGCAGGCCGGCTCGGCTCCGGCGGCATGGGGCGTGTGTACCTCGGCGTCCACGAGGGCCGGTACGTCGCCGTCAAACAGGTGCTGCCCTCGATCGTGGGTGAGGACCAGGACTTCGTCCGACGCTTCGGACACGAGCTGGACAACCTCGCCAAGCTGCCCGCGGAGGCCACCGCCCCGCTGATCGCCAGCGACCGCGACGCGCGACCCCCCTGGCTCGCGACCGCGTACGTCCCCGGGCTCACCCTGAGCGAGGCCCTCGCGCTGCACAAGGGCCCGCTACCCGCGGAGACCGTGTGGCTGCTGCTGCGTGAGGCCGCCAAGGGGCTGGTCCCGGTGCACGACCTCGCGATGGTGCACCGGGATCTCAAACCGTCCAACGTGATGCTGACGGTCGAGGGCGCCACGGTCATCGACTTCGGTGTGGCCCGCGCCACCGACCAGAGCCTGCTGACCAGAACCGGCATGGTGGTCGGCACCCCCGCCTACATGGCTCCCGAACAGGCCGCGACGAAACGCGACCTGACCGGCGCCGCCGACGTGTTCGCGCTGGGCTCCGTCATCGCGTACGCGGCCGGCGGCAGCCCGCCCTTCGGCGAGGAGTCCGGCCACGCCGTGCTCTACCGCATCGTGCACGAGCAGCCCGACCTCGAAGCGGTGCGGGCGCTCGACCCCGCGCTCGCCGAGGTCGTCGCCGCCTGCCTCGACAAGGACACCGGGGCCCGTCCCACAGCGTCCGAGCTGGTACGGATCGCCACCGAGCACGGGCCGTTCACAGCTCCTCCGTGGCCGGAATCCATCAGCGGGAACCTCGCGGAGAAGGCCGCCTTCGCGGCGCACGTCCAGGAGATCGAACTGCCGCCGCCCGTCTCCGTGGAAACACTGCGGCTGGGACAGAAGGCCCGCCCGAAGCCTGAGCGGAGGCGGCGTACCCGCGTCTTCTTCGCCGTCGTGCCGGTCGTCGTGGCCGTGGGCGGAGCCACGCTCGCCTTTCAGCTGCTGCCCTACACCTTCGGTGCGGACGACCACGCGGCCGGTGGGCCGTCGGCCTCGGCTCCGGCCCTGCCCGGTGTCTCCTCCTCGGCTGCGAGCCCGTCCGGCTCGGCGTCACCGGAGAAGTCGCCGGCGGACAGGGAGAAGGACAAGGAGAAGGGCGAGAGGGGCGAGGAGGCCGAGGAGGGAGACGGCACCGCGGACGACGCTTCCGCACCGGCCCCGGGAGCCGGTGACGCGGGGGGCGGTTCCCAGGACGGCTCCGGTGGTTCCGGCACGTCCGGCGACTCCAGCACCTCGGGCGGGTCCGGTACGTCCGGTGGTTCCAGCACCTCGGGCGGGTCCACCGCCTCCGGTGGGTCCAGCTCCGGAGGCACCGCACCCTCCGGGAACCACCGCTATCGCAACGGCGGGAACGGCAAGTGCCTCGTCGCCGCGTACAACGGCTACCCGACCACCGGCGACTGCGACGGGTCGGGGTCCGTCTGGGGCGTCCGGGCCGTGTCCGGAGGATCCTTCCAACTCGTCCACGAGTCGGGCAGGACGTGCCTCAGCGCGGGCGCCGGAGGGATCCTGCTGCTCTCGTGCAACGAGGACGCGTCACGCCGCTGGCGTGCGGGGTCGGGAAGCACCCTTGTGAGCGTCGGCACCGGGGGCTGCCTCGGAGCGGGTAACGGGGGCCTCGTGGCCGGCCTGTGCTCGGGCGCGGAGTCCCAGCGCTGGACGGTCCTCTGA